GCGCTGTATGGCACGGAGGCTGACGGCGCCAAGAGCAAAGAGTACTGCAAGTACTGTTATGAGAGGGGCCGCTTTACCTTTGAGGGCAGTATGGAGGAGATGATCGAGCTCTGCGTGCGGCCCATGGTGGAAAGCAATCCCGGCATGAGCGGCCAGCAGGCCCGGCAGATGATGGGCCGGTTTCTGCCGACCCTGAAGCGCTGGCAGGGCAGGTAGCCTGGCCCCGGCAGGCAAACAGGAGAAGCGCATGGATTGGAACACGCTCTACCCCAAAAATACTCATCCCACCCTCCCGGAGCTCTCCGCCTATGTGGACAGCCCTCTGTGGGAGCAGCTGCTTGGCCACCTGAAAACCGCATACGGAGTCGTCCCAAGGCTGGAG
This window of the Dysosmobacter acutus genome carries:
- a CDS encoding zinc ribbon domain-containing protein; translation: MDQKFCQSCGMPMENALYGTEADGAKSKEYCKYCYERGRFTFEGSMEEMIELCVRPMVESNPGMSGQQARQMMGRFLPTLKRWQGR